The DNA sequence TGGTGTACCTGTGCAAGCCGCTGCTGCTGCTGATCCTCTCGTCGTGGTTCTTCTTCAGCAGCCGCCGTGTGGGCGACCGCTTCACCCTGCTGGTACAGGCGGGGCTGTTCTTCTCCCTGGCGGGCGATGTGGCGCTGATGTTGCCGAGCGCGGACCAGTTCTATTTCCTCATCGGGTTGGCGGCCTTCCTCATGGCGCACCTCTGTTACACCATGGCCTTCGCCCAGAACATCGCCGACGCCGGACCAGGCGCTGGTCCGCTGGTGCCCCTGCTCATCGCCATCGCGCTGGTGGCCTTCGGTTTCTTTTTCGCGCTGGACCTGGTGCCCAAGGTGGACGATAGCGTTTCCCTGCCGGTGATCATCTATGTGGTGGCCATCACGCTCATGGGCATCGCCGCTGCCTTCCGCTACGGCCGCACCTTTCCAAGAAGCTTCATGCTGGTGATGGCCGGGGCCGTGCTGTTCATCCTCTCCGATGCGCTGCTGGCCACGAACCGTTTCATGAAGCCGTTGGACCATGCGGCCTGGAGCGTGATGCTCACCTATGGTCTGGCGCAGTTGCTGATCGCGGCCGGCTGCCTGGCCCATGTGCTGGATCCCGAGGAGATCCGCCGCCGCGCCGCGCTGGACACCTGATCAGCTGATCCGGCCCCACACACGATCGCTGCGCAATTGCTCCTGCAAGTTGCCGGCGATGGCCGCATGCGAACGGTCAGTGAGCGTGGGGTCCTGCTCCAGGATGCGCCGGGCCACCTCGCGCGCCTGCTGCATCAGGCCACCGTCCTCCACCAGGTCGGCGATGCGCAAGGGTGGCAGGCCACTCTGCTGCGTGCCCATCAGGTCACCGGGCCCACGCAGCCGCAGGTCCTTTTCGGCGATCACGAAGCCGTCGTTGGTGGAGACCATCGCCTGTATGCGTGCCCCGGCGTCGGCGCCGAGCTTGTCGCCCGACATGAGGATGCAGTAGCTCTGCTCGGCGCCGCGCCCCACGCGTCCGCGCAACTGGTGCAGCTGGCTCAGCCCGAAGCGCTCGGCGTTCTCGATCACCATCACGCTGGCGTTGGGCACGTCCACGCCCACTTCGATCACCGTGGTGGCCACCAGGATGTCCGTCTCGCCCTTCTTGAAGCGCGCCATTTCGAAGTCCTTCGTGGCCTGGTCCATACGGCCATGTACGATGCCCACGGCGTAGCGCGGCAATGGGAAGCGACGCGAAAGGCTCTCATAGCCGTCCATCACGTCCTTCAGATCGGTCTTCTCGGACTCTTCGATCAAAGGGTAGACCACATACACCTGCCGCCCCTTGGCGATCTCCTGTTCCAGGAAAGCGAATACCGCGTTGCGCGACGAATCGAAGCGATGCACGGTCCGAACGGGCTTGCGGCCTGGTGGCAACTCGTCGATCACACTGGTGTCCAGGTCGCCATAGAGCGTCATCGCCAGTGTGCGTGGGATGGGCGTGGCGGTCATCACCAGCACGTGCGGCGGGGTCTCGCCCTTCGCCCACAACCGGGCGCGTTGTGCCACGCCGAAACGGTGCTGCTCATCGATCACCACCAGACCCAGCTTGTGGAACACCACACGGTCCTCCAGCAGGGCATGCGTGCCCACCAGGATGTGGACCTCGCCCAAGCGCAATGCCGCCAGGATGCTTTTCCGCTCCGCGGCCTTGGTGCTGCCGGTGAGCAGGCGCACCGTGATGGGCATGTCCTTCAAAAAGCCGGTCAGGGTGTTGAAGTGCTGCTGCGCGAGGATCTCCGTGGGCGCCATGAGCGCGCTCTGGAAACCGTTGTCCAGCGCGATGAGCATGGCGAGCAGGCCCACGAGCGTCTTGCCGCTGCCCACATCGCCCTGCACCAGCCGGTTCATCTGGTGGCCGCTGCCCAGGTCGCGGCGGATCTCCTTCACCACGCGCTTCTGCGCACCGGTGAGTTCGAAAGGCAGGTGTTCCTTGTAGAAGGTGTTCAGCAAGGTGCCCACCTGGGCGAAGACCAGGCCGTGGACCCCATCGCGCAACATGCGCTGGCGCACCAGCAGGCGCAACTGGATGAAGAACAACTCCTCGAACTTCAAGCGGCGGCGGGCCTTCTCCAGCAACGACGGGTCCTGCGGAGCATGCACCTGCCGCAGGGCCTGCTCGCGCCCCAGGCCACCCAGCATCTCCACCAGTTCGGCGTTGAGCGTTTCGGGCAATTGCCCCGCGATCTGCCCCAGGAGCGCCACCTGCAATTTCCATAGCGCGCGGCCCGTGAGCCCTCGTGCTCCGAGTTTCTCCGTGGTGGAATAGACCGGCCGCATCGCCGTCTCGAGGCCCTGGTCCCACACGGCGGCGCTCTCCAACTCGGGGTGCGCGAAATTCAACTGGCCTTTGAACACCGA is a window from the Flavobacteriales bacterium genome containing:
- a CDS encoding lysoplasmalogenase: MAAAHPMDIRKNIPINGAAYGLALLGTIIGDTQDIRPLVYLCKPLLLLILSSWFFFSSRRVGDRFTLLVQAGLFFSLAGDVALMLPSADQFYFLIGLAAFLMAHLCYTMAFAQNIADAGPGAGPLVPLLIAIALVAFGFFFALDLVPKVDDSVSLPVIIYVVAITLMGIAAAFRYGRTFPRSFMLVMAGAVLFILSDALLATNRFMKPLDHAAWSVMLTYGLAQLLIAAGCLAHVLDPEEIRRRAALDT
- the recG gene encoding ATP-dependent DNA helicase RecG; its protein translation is MAHVLETPIEYLKGVGPQRGELLRKELGIGTFGDLLYHFPFRYVDRSRFHRVADVRPDGEAVQLRGVLGPLRTVGEKRGRRLTATFTDASGAVDLVWFQGTRWLQGSLKPGEEYILYGKPSVFKGQLNFAHPELESAAVWDQGLETAMRPVYSTTEKLGARGLTGRALWKLQVALLGQIAGQLPETLNAELVEMLGGLGREQALRQVHAPQDPSLLEKARRRLKFEELFFIQLRLLVRQRMLRDGVHGLVFAQVGTLLNTFYKEHLPFELTGAQKRVVKEIRRDLGSGHQMNRLVQGDVGSGKTLVGLLAMLIALDNGFQSALMAPTEILAQQHFNTLTGFLKDMPITVRLLTGSTKAAERKSILAALRLGEVHILVGTHALLEDRVVFHKLGLVVIDEQHRFGVAQRARLWAKGETPPHVLVMTATPIPRTLAMTLYGDLDTSVIDELPPGRKPVRTVHRFDSSRNAVFAFLEQEIAKGRQVYVVYPLIEESEKTDLKDVMDGYESLSRRFPLPRYAVGIVHGRMDQATKDFEMARFKKGETDILVATTVIEVGVDVPNASVMVIENAERFGLSQLHQLRGRVGRGAEQSYCILMSGDKLGADAGARIQAMVSTNDGFVIAEKDLRLRGPGDLMGTQQSGLPPLRIADLVEDGGLMQQAREVARRILEQDPTLTDRSHAAIAGNLQEQLRSDRVWGRIS